TCGGTGCCATACGGAAAATACGTTGGCCCCTTAACTTATATGAGCCCACCTGCAAAATAACCGATACAGTCTCCATGACGAAAACGCCGCCCATGATGACCAGTAAGATCTCTTGACGTACTAATACAGCTATCGCGCCGAGTGCAGCACCAAGAGATAACGAGCCAACATCGCCCATAAAGACTTGGGCTGGGTAGGTGTTAAACCATAGAAACCCTAACCCTGCGCCCACTATCGCAGTGCAGACAATCACCAGTTCACCCGCCCCGGGGAGATAAGGGATATGAAGATAGCTTGCGAATTGCACGTGGCCAGAAAGATAAGCGATCAATGCAAATGCAGCAGCGACCATCACCGTTGGCATAATTGCTAAGCCATCGAGTCCGTCGGTTAAATTCACCGCGTTACTAGAACCTACGATAGTGAAATACACCAGTACGATAAAGAAACCACCAAGTTGTGGCATCACATCTTTAAAGAAAGGTACTACTAACTGGGTTTCACCTGCTGTTTCAGCCGAAGCATAGAGGTAAAATGCAATCAAAATGGCAGCCAAGGACTGCAGCAGATATTTCCATCTTGCTATCAAGCCTTTAGTATCTTTGCGAACAACTTTACGGTAATCATCAATAAAACCAATGGTGCCGAAGCTGGCTAACACAAACAGCACAACCCAAACGTAGCGGCTACCCAAATCACCCCATAGCAATACGCTGATGAAGACACCAGCAAGAATAAGTAAACCGCCCATTGTCGGCGTTCCACGCTTACTAAAGTGTGACTCTGGACCATCGTTACGCACAACTTGACCAATTTGCAATAACTGCAAACGTTCGATCATCTTTGGTCCCCACCAAAGACTAAACACCAATGCTGTCATCAAGCCTAGAATGGCTCTAAATGTGACATAAGAAAATACGTTAAACCCACTGTAAAATTGGGTTAAATACTCCGCCAGGTAAACCAGCATTAAACAAACTCCCCGCGACCAAAGGCCATTGTTAAAGCGTCAACTACACGTTCCATTCTCGCACTACGAGAACCTTTGACTAATATGGTGATATCTCCAGCAAGATTATTAATATAAACTATTAATTCTTCTACTAATTCCTTGATATCTTTATAGTGTGTAGCACCAAAAGCAATACTTGCAGCTTCACTTAGCTCACCAACACAAAACAGTGCATCAACACCTCTTGTTTTAGCTTCTTCGCCTAGTTCAGCGTGCAAAAGGGCGGCATTGTCGCCTAATTCCCCTAAATCGCCCAGCACTAAACACCGATTCCCCTGAATTTTTTGCAACCAGTCAATCGCAGCACCGACCGAG
The Shewanella sp. KX20019 DNA segment above includes these coding regions:
- the mraY gene encoding phospho-N-acetylmuramoyl-pentapeptide-transferase translates to MLVYLAEYLTQFYSGFNVFSYVTFRAILGLMTALVFSLWWGPKMIERLQLLQIGQVVRNDGPESHFSKRGTPTMGGLLILAGVFISVLLWGDLGSRYVWVVLFVLASFGTIGFIDDYRKVVRKDTKGLIARWKYLLQSLAAILIAFYLYASAETAGETQLVVPFFKDVMPQLGGFFIVLVYFTIVGSSNAVNLTDGLDGLAIMPTVMVAAAFALIAYLSGHVQFASYLHIPYLPGAGELVIVCTAIVGAGLGFLWFNTYPAQVFMGDVGSLSLGAALGAIAVLVRQEILLVIMGGVFVMETVSVILQVGSYKLRGQRIFRMAPIHHHYELKGWPEPRVIVRFWIISLFLVLLGLATLKLR